TTGTCCCAGCAGTTTAAGAAGATCACGGGCATGACGCCTACGGGTTACCGCCAGCTGAAACAGAATGACCGGAAGCCACTTGATCAGGTATGAACACATCCCGTCATAATTATATACATATTCCCCATTATTGTATAACAATCCCCATCTGATGCCGTTGTAACTTTGTCAAAAGTTTGGACATGGCTACAGCAAACGGACATATAACAAAAGAGATCTTTCCTGTACTGGAGATGAGCTGTGCGGCATGTGCAGCCAGCGTGGCTACTATGTTGCAATCAACACCAGGCGTACAGGAGGCATCCGTCAACTACGCTGATCAGACGGCCCGCGTCGTCTATAACAGTGATAGCGTGACGCCTGAAGGCCTGCGGAACGTTATACGCAGCATTGGTTACGACCTGGTGATAGACACGCATAATCGCGAACAGGTGCAGGAGCAGGCGCAAAAAGACCATTACAGGGCATTGCAGCAGCGTACAATCGCCTCACTCATATTATCAGCACCGGTGGTATTGATTGGCATGTTCTTCATGGATATGCCTTATGCAAACTGGATCATGCTGCTTTTATCTACGCCCGTTATCTTTTACCTGGGGCGTTCTTTCTTCGTTAATGCATGGAAGCAGGCCCGTCACAGGAAAGCCAACATGGATACATTGGTGGCACTGAGTACAGGGATTGCCTGGCTATTCAGTGTATTTAATACCGTTTACCCTGCTTACTGGCATGCCAGAGGTTTGCATGCGCATGTATACTTTGAAGCAGCAGCTGTGGTAGTGGCATTTATATCACTGGGCAGACTACTGGAAGAGAAGGCGAAATCAAATACTTCCGCTGCACTGAAAAAGCTGATGGGGCTACAACCTGCGACAGCCTTTGTGGTAAGGGCAGGAAGTGCTACCGAGATACCGCTGAGTGATGTACAGAAAGGAGATGTGCTGCTGGTAAAACCAGGAGCGCGTATACCGGTGGATGGGCAGGTAGTCAGCGGCAGTTCATGGGTGGATGAAAGTATGATCACCGGAGAACCGGTACCTGCACTGAAAGAAACAGGAGGAGCGGTATTTGCCGGTACCATTAATCAGCAGGGCAGCTTCCACTTTACAGCAGAAAAGGTAGGTGGAGATACGGTGTTAGCGCAGATCATCCGCATGGTCAGAGAAGCGCAGGGCAGCAGGGCGCCTGTGCAGCAGTTGGTAGATAAGATCGCAGGTATCTTTGTGCCTGTTGTTATTGGTATTGCTATACTCACGTTTGTCATCTGGATGGTGGCAGGAGGAGAGAATGCATTTACGCATGGCTTACTCTCGGCTGTGACGGTGCTGGTCATTGCATGTCCTTGTGCATTAGGGCTGGCAACGCCTACGGCTATTATGGTCGGTGTGGGGAAAGGAGCAGAGCACAACATGCTGATCCGTGATGCGGAGAGTCTTGAACTGGCACATAAGGTAAATGCGCTGGTGCTGGATAAGACCGGAACTATTACCGAAGGAAGGCCCACCGTGACAGACAGTTACTTTGTAACTGTGGATGAGGCGGAAGCAGCTCAGCGTATCCTGTTGAGTATAGAACAGCAGTCGGAACATCCGCTGGCGGCGGCAATTGTACAGGCATTACAGGAGAAGGGCGTGACGCCGTTGCCTGCGGCTGCATTATCCGCAGTAGAAAGTATTACAGGCAAAGGTATCCAGGCAGTGTATCAGGGTGTGAAATACCTCGCGGGTAATCTGGTATTGCTACAGGAGAATAATATTATACCGGAACCGGCCCTGGCAAAAAAGATCAGCGAGTGGCAGTCAGCTGCCCGAACGGTGATCGCGTTTGCGGGAGAGAAAAAGATACTGGCAATCGTAGCCATAGAAGATAAAATGAAGGCTACTTCTCCGGCAGCGGTGGCCGCTTTACAGCAGCAAGGTATTACGGTATACATGCTGACGGGAGATAATGAGCATACAGCCGCAGCAGTAGCACGTCAGGCCGGTATAAAGCATTATAAGGCTGGAGTATTACCTGCGGAAAAAGCGGCATTTGTGAAGGCTTTGCAGGAAGAGGGTAAGGTAGTCGCGATGGCTGGAGACGGTATTAATGACAGTCATGCACTGGCGCAGGCAGATGTCAGTATTGCGATGGGAAAGGGAACTGACATAGCAATGGATGTGGCAAAAATGACACTGATCACTTCCGATCTGAATGTGATCCCGAAGGCACTGCAACTATCCTGCAAGACAGTCCGCACGATCCGTCAGAACCTTTTCTGGGCGTTTATCTACAATGTTATCGGTATTCCGCTGGCAGCGGGCGTACTGTTCCCAGTCAACGGATTTCTGCTGAACCCGATGATTGCAGGCGCAGCGATGGCATTGAGCTCCGTGTCAGTGGTGAGTAACAGTTTACGGTTAAAATGGTCAAAACTTTAATACGATAAAAATGGAACAGCAATTTAAAACGAATATC
The DNA window shown above is from Chitinophaga agri and carries:
- a CDS encoding heavy metal translocating P-type ATPase, whose protein sequence is MATANGHITKEIFPVLEMSCAACAASVATMLQSTPGVQEASVNYADQTARVVYNSDSVTPEGLRNVIRSIGYDLVIDTHNREQVQEQAQKDHYRALQQRTIASLILSAPVVLIGMFFMDMPYANWIMLLLSTPVIFYLGRSFFVNAWKQARHRKANMDTLVALSTGIAWLFSVFNTVYPAYWHARGLHAHVYFEAAAVVVAFISLGRLLEEKAKSNTSAALKKLMGLQPATAFVVRAGSATEIPLSDVQKGDVLLVKPGARIPVDGQVVSGSSWVDESMITGEPVPALKETGGAVFAGTINQQGSFHFTAEKVGGDTVLAQIIRMVREAQGSRAPVQQLVDKIAGIFVPVVIGIAILTFVIWMVAGGENAFTHGLLSAVTVLVIACPCALGLATPTAIMVGVGKGAEHNMLIRDAESLELAHKVNALVLDKTGTITEGRPTVTDSYFVTVDEAEAAQRILLSIEQQSEHPLAAAIVQALQEKGVTPLPAAALSAVESITGKGIQAVYQGVKYLAGNLVLLQENNIIPEPALAKKISEWQSAARTVIAFAGEKKILAIVAIEDKMKATSPAAVAALQQQGITVYMLTGDNEHTAAAVARQAGIKHYKAGVLPAEKAAFVKALQEEGKVVAMAGDGINDSHALAQADVSIAMGKGTDIAMDVAKMTLITSDLNVIPKALQLSCKTVRTIRQNLFWAFIYNVIGIPLAAGVLFPVNGFLLNPMIAGAAMALSSVSVVSNSLRLKWSKL